In a single window of the Candidatus Kaiserbacteria bacterium genome:
- a CDS encoding sulfotransferase, with amino-acid sequence MKKTIHFISGLPRSGSTLLCNILAQNPRFQTTATSGIMDIMFGVRNNWDNLVEFKAHPDDDAKARVLRAILDSYFASSERPVVFDKSRGWVSLLEMAEMVLERKAKVLIPVRDLRDVLASFEKIHRKQASLHQPNFEAQQYFLAQTTEGRAQILLQNDKPVGLAYHRIRDALKRGFGDRMYFVEFEKLTSEPAAELARIYTFLEEEPYAHDFENVEQVTWEDDTVHGAKDLHTIRTQVRPMDPQWKKVLGTFAEEYGKMNFWWPENQPFHEVVYHWHP; translated from the coding sequence ATGAAAAAAACAATTCACTTTATTTCCGGCTTACCGCGCAGTGGCTCCACGCTTCTCTGCAACATACTCGCACAAAACCCTCGTTTTCAGACCACGGCGACGAGTGGCATTATGGACATCATGTTTGGGGTACGCAACAACTGGGACAATTTAGTCGAGTTTAAAGCCCATCCCGACGACGACGCAAAAGCGCGTGTCCTTAGGGCAATCCTTGATAGTTATTTCGCGAGTAGCGAACGGCCAGTGGTGTTTGATAAGTCGAGAGGGTGGGTGTCACTCCTTGAGATGGCGGAGATGGTCTTGGAACGAAAAGCGAAAGTGCTCATACCGGTACGCGACCTTCGTGATGTCCTCGCGAGTTTTGAAAAAATCCACCGTAAGCAAGCGAGCCTCCACCAGCCCAACTTTGAAGCCCAGCAGTACTTCCTTGCACAGACCACCGAGGGCAGGGCACAAATACTCCTTCAAAACGACAAGCCCGTGGGCCTTGCATATCACCGCATCCGGGATGCGCTCAAGCGTGGTTTTGGAGATAGGATGTACTTTGTGGAGTTTGAAAAACTGACGAGTGAACCCGCAGCAGAACTCGCGCGTATCTATACCTTCCTCGAGGAAGAACCGTATGCGCATGATTTTGAAAATGTTGAGCAGGTCACCTGGGAAGATGACACTGTGCACGGGGCGAAAGACCTTCACACCATCCGCACGCAGGTACGCCCTATGGACCCGCAGTGGAAAAAAGTGCTCGGCACATTTGCCGAAGAGTACGGCAAAATGAACTTCTGGTGGCCCGAAAACCAACCCTTCCACGAAGTAGTCTACCACTGGCACCCGTAA
- a CDS encoding Bro-N domain-containing protein produces MNTENTKIVLFKNIKIRKTLHNNEWWFVINDVIKALTDSVQPEGYIKDMRRRDEELSKGWGQIATPLKVQTEGGKQMMNCANIEGIFRIVQSIPSPKAEPFKRWLAKVGYERVQEIENPELATKRTRMLYKLKGYPDDWIEKRMRGIAIREELTDEWQQRGAQKDIDYEILTAEISKATFGVTPHEYKKLKGLKRENLRDHIDDFELIFRMLGERATTEIHRTENSRGVAKLKKDAQIGGSIAGGARKKLEQKPRRSVVTKQNFLKSNKSTKKIINKTSDQG; encoded by the coding sequence ATGAATACCGAAAACACAAAAATAGTATTATTCAAAAATATAAAAATTCGTAAAACTCTTCATAATAATGAGTGGTGGTTTGTGATTAATGACGTAATTAAGGCGCTCACTGACTCTGTCCAGCCAGAAGGGTATATCAAGGACATGCGTCGTCGAGATGAAGAACTCTCTAAAGGGTGGGGGCAAATTGCCACCCCCCTTAAAGTTCAAACAGAGGGTGGAAAGCAAATGATGAATTGTGCAAATATAGAAGGTATTTTCCGCATCGTGCAGTCCATCCCTTCACCAAAAGCCGAGCCATTTAAGCGTTGGCTTGCAAAGGTGGGGTATGAGCGTGTACAAGAGATAGAAAATCCTGAATTAGCGACAAAACGAACGCGAATGCTATACAAACTCAAGGGATATCCTGACGATTGGATTGAGAAGCGCATGCGCGGTATCGCTATTCGTGAAGAATTGACTGACGAATGGCAACAACGAGGCGCACAGAAAGACATCGATTATGAAATTCTCACTGCAGAAATTTCAAAGGCGACCTTTGGAGTCACTCCGCATGAATACAAAAAACTCAAGGGTTTGAAACGAGAAAACCTGCGAGATCACATCGACGATTTTGAACTCATCTTTAGAATGCTCGGAGAACGAGCCACCACAGAAATTCATCGCACAGAAAATTCTCGTGGTGTTGCAAAATTAAAGAAAGACGCACAAATAGGAGGCTCTATTGCAGGGGGAGCGCGAAAAAAATTGGAACAAAAACCCAGGCGTTCAGTGGTGACAAAGCAAAATTTTTTAAAAAGCAACAAATCTACCAAAAAAATTATTAACAAAACCTCAGACCAAGGTTAA